In Cervus elaphus chromosome 5, mCerEla1.1, whole genome shotgun sequence, the following proteins share a genomic window:
- the HASPIN gene encoding serine/threonine-protein kinase haspin, which yields MAASLPLPASGLFRTYGAAGGGGPRRRPGLAAVQWFPPQDRKRFFSSSSSDASSGGPSQSVVSDDPDDPDFPGSPVGQRRRRAGARLAKGRPSQIATPRRLRLRPRCPQKCSTPCGPLGAPSFPNGNPGCLSPDISVCGQPRDGGELGTSASLFSSPASPGPGFPAPEDSICTDPSTFLDAASEAPSNFHLPEASLDQAPLPCSQDAAIGGGRLTRLAHQAQASLRSALFSFLDSGNPEDSELGTDGKNLQEFCHDRELVGRRLESPGLSGRCKKRSTDQDSCQEIESQESVQIEYEEARGCKGRIAPGKSNWPERTRLSRKRKHQGTAETSLLHHRQVTKGQKMEDDSCVTQDLTRLQNACSWTKTRASFSFHKKKIVTAVSEVCSCNTLASSLSESLMSEYSHHPVGNRTSCALSPWHSSSMYLLTPLKTQQVTDKKTCDAEKLYGECNQVGPIPFSDYLSKEKLECCEKIGEGVFGEVFQTVANHTPVALKIIAIEGQDLVNGAHQKTFEEILPEIIISKELSLLSDEACNRTEGFIGLNSVHCVQGSYPPLLLQAWDHYHSTKGSANDRPDFFGEDQLFIVLEFEFGGIDLEQMRKKLSSIATAKSILHQITASLAVAEASLHFEHRDLHWGNVLLKKTSLKELHYTLNGKTSSIPTRGLQVNIIDYTLSRLERDGIVVFCDISRDEDLFMGEGDYQFEIYRLMRKENNNCWGEYHPYNNVLWLHYLTDKILNQMTFKSKHNTPALKRMKKQIQHFYQTMLNFSSATDLLCQHSLFQ from the coding sequence ATGGCGGCGTCACTCCCGCTACCCGCGAGTGGGCTCTTCCGAACGTACGGGGCAGCCGGCGGCGGGGGGCCGCGGCGGCGGCCGGGCCTGGCAGCCGTACAGTGGTTCCCGCCGCAGGACCGGAAGCGTTTCttcagcagcagtagcagtgacGCCAGCAGTGGCGGCCCCTCGCAGTCTGTCGTCTCCGACGATCCTGACGACCCCGACTTCCCCGGCAGCCCGGTGGGTCAGCGGAGGAGGCGCGCTGGCGCCCGACTCGCCAAGGGCCGGCCGAGTCAGATCGCGACCCCGAGACGCCTGAGGCTGCGACCGCGGTGCCCGCAGAAGTGCAGCACCCCCTGCGGCCCTCTAGGAGCGCCATCCTTTCCCAACGGCAACCCGGGCTGCCTGAGCCCGGACATCAGTGTGTGCGGCCAGCCCAGGGACGGCGGCGAGCTGGGCACCAgtgcctccctgttcagctcTCCGGCCTCTCCCGGCCCCGGGTTCCCTGCGCCAGAAGACAGCATCTGTACCGACCCTTCCACCTTTCTGGATGCAGCCTCAGAAGCTCCGAGCAACTTCCATCTCCCAGAAGCCTCCCTGGACCAGGCACCCCTCCCCTGTTCCCAGGACGCAGCGATAGGAGGAGGCAGGCTCACCAGGTTGGCCCACCAAGCCCAGGCCAGCCTCAGGTCAGCTCTCTTTAGCTTTTTGGACTCAGGAAATCCTGAGGATTCTGAGCTTGGGACAGATGGGAAGAATTTGCAGGAGTTTTGCCATGACAGGGAActggtggggaggaggctggagagCCCAGGTTTATCAGGCAGGTGTAAGAAGAGGTCCACAGACCAGGACTCTTGTCAAGAGATTGAGTCTCAAGAGTCTGTCCAGATAGAATACGAGGAGGCCCGTGGGTGCAAGGGCAGAATCGCACCTGGGAAAAGCAACTGGCCTGAGAGAACCAGGCTAAGCCGAAAAAGGAAGCATCAAGGGACAGCAGAAACCTCCCTCCTCCATCACCGCCAGGTTACAAAAGGCCAAAAGATGGAAGACGATTCTTGTGTCACCCAGGACCTGACTCGTTTACAGAATGCCTGCTCTTGGACCAAAACCAGAGCCTCTTTCAGTTTCCACAAGAAGAAGATCGTGACAGCTGTGTCTGAAGTGTGCAGCTGCAACACCCTGGCCAGTTCTCTGTCTGAGTCCCTCATGTCAGAATATTCACACCACCCTGTTGGGAACAGAACAAGCTGTGCTCTGTCCCCCTGGCACTCCTCCTCTATGTATTTGCTAACCCCCTTAAAGACACAGCAGGTCACAGACAAAAAGACATGTGATGCAGAAAAGCTTTATGGGGAATGCAATCAGGTGGGTCCCATCCCCTTCAGCGACTACCTCTCCAAAGAAAAACTAGAATGCTGTGAGAAGATCGGAGAAGGGGTGTTTGGCGAAGTGTTTCAAACAGTTGCTAACCACACACCTGTGGCCCTAAAAATCATTGCTATCGAAGGACAGGACTTAGTCAATGGAGCTCACCAGAAAACTTTTGAGGAAATCCTGCCAGAAATCATCATCTCCAAAGAGCTGAGCCTCTTGTCTGATGAGGCATGCAACCGCACAGAAGGCTTCATTGGGCTGAACTCGGTACACTGTGTTCAAGGTTCTTACCCTCCCTTGCTCCTCCAAGCCTGGGATCACTATCACTCAACCAAAGGGTCTGCAAACGACCGGCCTGACTTTTTTGGGGAAGACCAGCTCTTCATCGTGCTGGAATTTGAGTTTGGAGGGATCGACCTAGAGCAAATGAGAAAGAAGCTGTCCTCCATTGCCACTGCCAAGAGCATTCTGCACCAGATCACTGCCTCCCTTGCCGTGGCCGAGGCCTCTCTGCACTTTGAGCACCGAGACTTGCACTGGGGGAACGTGCTCTTAAAGAAGACCAGCCTCAAAGAGCTCCACTACACCCTCAACGGAAAGACGAGCTCCATCCCCACCCGAGGGCTGCAAGTCAACATCATCGACTACACCCTGTCCCGCTTGGAGCGGGATGGGATTGTGGTTTTCTGTGACATCTCCAGGGACGAGGACCTGTTTATGGGAGAAGGTGACTACCAGTTTGAGATCTACAGGCTgatgaggaaagaaaacaacaactgcTGGGGTGAATATCACCCATATAACAACGTGCTCTGGCTACATTACCTCACAGATAAGATCCTGAATCAGATGACCTTCAAGTCCAAACATAACACCCCAGCCTTGAAGCGAATGAAGAAACAGATCCAGCATTTCTATCAGACTATGCTGAACTTCAGCTCTGCCACGGACCTGCTCTGCCAGCACAGTCTATTTCAGTAA